In a single window of the Bacteroidales bacterium genome:
- a CDS encoding LysM peptidoglycan-binding domain-containing protein, with protein MASLKDSGYFNYTALSDTGLLCSQNKDEFAYFESINGHVFIVCDGQGGCNDKPAASKRAVDCIRAYLENHYFDMPEDALKAAIEYANAIVFKNSKEISAFGGMSTTIVMMIVRYEKVYYAHVGNSRIYIFSNGELSCLTQDHYLVVFPSEQTDKESSDSRNERKPAYFPRTLGSGPNIDITICSSPAFPARGDFILMCTDGITSKLEDNEIVSVLADSAVPEEKAKRLIQLANSKGGTDNMTVMLVDFYNVSNRKSRFVKATQQTTAEIPLVKSPILKTPDLFEQEIIVDNGEQNEVEEISPQKIVSNEISAKEAEPLTPDEETSVSVKDINTEPEPQTYQETKVFQEIKAEPLFEESPEPQENNKIPDDSESNAGSFFSRLFNRLNVIGKNRPRLKVVLIVLGAVLLAYIVWDLFIKQGATSKISNKPDTMLNDTSEPSRKSPENDKIAEEKSTAPDTIWISYSVKKGDFLGTIAAKFGLTVDYIKKKNKLTNDNIREKQKLDIPTKANYQVKAGETFDMIGKRFQVDKKRIMKANDISDEKNIREGRNIIIPFK; from the coding sequence ATGGCATCTTTAAAAGACAGCGGATATTTTAATTATACTGCCCTAAGCGATACAGGGCTTTTATGTTCTCAAAATAAAGATGAGTTCGCATATTTTGAAAGTATCAACGGTCATGTTTTTATCGTATGTGACGGACAGGGTGGTTGTAACGATAAGCCTGCAGCATCAAAACGTGCGGTGGATTGCATACGTGCATACCTTGAAAATCATTATTTTGATATGCCTGAAGATGCTTTGAAAGCAGCCATTGAATATGCCAACGCCATCGTATTTAAAAATTCAAAGGAAATTTCTGCCTTTGGAGGAATGAGCACTACTATTGTAATGATGATAGTCCGTTATGAAAAAGTATATTATGCTCATGTCGGTAATAGCAGGATTTATATCTTTTCTAATGGAGAATTATCATGTTTGACACAAGACCATTATCTGGTGGTTTTTCCTTCGGAACAAACTGACAAAGAATCTTCTGATAGCAGAAATGAACGAAAACCAGCTTATTTCCCCAGAACCCTTGGGAGCGGGCCAAATATTGATATTACCATTTGCAGTTCTCCCGCTTTTCCCGCCAGGGGCGATTTTATATTAATGTGTACCGATGGAATTACATCAAAACTTGAAGACAATGAAATAGTTTCAGTGTTGGCTGACAGTGCTGTGCCTGAAGAAAAAGCAAAACGCCTGATACAGCTTGCTAATTCTAAAGGTGGAACGGATAACATGACGGTAATGCTTGTGGATTTTTATAATGTTTCTAACCGAAAGTCCAGGTTTGTTAAAGCTACTCAGCAAACAACGGCAGAAATTCCTTTGGTTAAAAGCCCTATTCTAAAAACTCCTGACTTATTCGAACAGGAAATCATTGTGGATAACGGAGAACAAAATGAAGTTGAGGAAATTTCGCCACAGAAAATAGTATCAAACGAAATCTCAGCGAAAGAAGCAGAACCGCTTACACCAGATGAAGAAACGTCTGTAAGTGTTAAAGATATAAATACTGAACCTGAGCCTCAGACATATCAGGAAACAAAAGTATTTCAAGAAATTAAAGCGGAACCATTATTTGAAGAAAGTCCGGAGCCTCAGGAAAATAATAAAATACCTGATGATTCGGAAAGTAATGCCGGTAGTTTTTTTTCGCGCTTGTTTAACCGGCTGAATGTTATTGGTAAGAACAGACCCAGGTTAAAAGTTGTATTGATTGTTTTGGGAGCCGTTTTGCTTGCATATATTGTTTGGGACCTGTTCATAAAGCAGGGAGCGACATCAAAAATCAGTAATAAACCAGACACGATGCTAAACGACACTTCTGAACCTAGCAGGAAGAGTCCAGAAAATGATAAAATAGCCGAAGAAAAAAGCACGGCCCCGGATACAATCTGGATAAGTTATTCCGTAAAAAAAGGAGATTTTCTGGGGACTATTGCTGCCAAATTCGGGCTTACAGTTGACTATATAAAAAAGAAAAACAAGCTAACTAACGACAATATCCGTGAAAAACAAAAACTGGATATCCCAACTAAAGCAAACTACCAGGTAAAAGCCGGAGAAACTTTTGATATGATAGGAAAAAGATTTCAGGTGGATAAAAAAAGAATCATGAAAGCTAATGATATCTCTGATGAGAAAAATATCAGGGAAGGCAGGAATATTATCATCCCATTTAAATGA
- a CDS encoding glycosyltransferase family 39 protein, translating into MRKISGKAGILSSHLNELSMAGETSKGGKKASLKQKASQHRPPITIENKQKRGLPAKYIKWLVFAFALALYANTLDLKYASDDSLMITGNEFTKKGISGIKDILTNDAFVGFLGKNNLLPGGRYRPLTQVMFAVEKELFGFNPFVGHLLNIIFYAITCMLLFVILQRLFRNYTANYWYLSIAFIAAILFTAHPLHTEAVANIKGRDEIMSLFFSLLTVWLVLVYLEKQKLWMIILSAVTFIMAILSKENAVTFILIVPLILFVFTKSKKRDHILCLSSLIAAALIYFVFRISMIGLRLGDIKVVELLNDPFTDATFIEKYATVFYTWLKYLGLMIFPHPLTHDYYPKQIPIINFSDVRALLSFLIYTTLLVFALWKIKNKNMYAFGILFFFITFSTVSNFVINVGTFMNERFLFTSLTGFTIIVAYFLAVTLRKKIKNTSTYRTWVIVVLVLVLSAYSIKTVSRNRVWMDDFTLFTTDVKVSANSTKCNTSAGGKLLEKADSNDNEIQKNKYITQSVKYLTKALEIYPKNLNALILLGNAKIKQKEYAASRNCYAACLAYNPKHNHALNNLLHLAQYTYDKDVYDESAKTYTLLLKYQPDIPENYFGLGLAYRGMQKYDSALSFLNHAQKLKPDYVEAISKMGEIYGQDLHNLDSSEAFFQKALTIKPDDESSLENLGIVFGIRRNYEKSLFYFRKALELEPDKHQLYMNIAETYRLMGDMKSYTEYKMKSEQIFNKKQ; encoded by the coding sequence ATGAGAAAAATATCAGGGAAGGCAGGAATATTATCATCCCATTTAAATGAGCTTTCTATGGCAGGGGAAACATCTAAAGGCGGAAAGAAAGCGTCTTTAAAGCAAAAAGCATCACAGCACAGGCCTCCTATTACCATAGAAAATAAACAAAAAAGAGGACTGCCGGCTAAATATATAAAATGGCTTGTTTTTGCTTTTGCATTAGCGTTATATGCAAATACGCTTGACCTGAAATATGCTTCCGATGATTCATTGATGATTACCGGAAATGAGTTTACAAAAAAAGGAATATCCGGTATAAAAGATATACTTACCAATGATGCGTTTGTAGGTTTTCTTGGTAAAAACAACCTCTTGCCCGGAGGTCGTTACCGCCCCCTGACTCAAGTTATGTTTGCTGTTGAAAAAGAATTGTTTGGCTTTAACCCATTTGTAGGTCATTTGCTTAACATAATTTTTTACGCCATCACCTGCATGCTTCTTTTTGTAATTCTGCAAAGACTTTTTCGAAATTATACAGCAAATTACTGGTATCTGAGCATTGCATTTATTGCTGCGATTTTGTTTACGGCACATCCCCTGCATACCGAAGCTGTTGCAAATATCAAAGGGCGTGATGAAATTATGAGTTTGTTTTTTTCACTGCTCACGGTGTGGCTTGTTCTGGTGTACCTCGAAAAACAAAAACTGTGGATGATTATTTTAAGTGCAGTCACATTTATTATGGCTATTTTGTCCAAAGAAAATGCTGTTACATTTATATTAATTGTTCCCCTGATACTTTTTGTTTTTACAAAGTCAAAAAAAAGAGACCATATACTTTGCCTGTCTTCGCTCATAGCTGCTGCCCTTATATATTTTGTCTTCAGGATAAGCATGATAGGGTTGAGGTTAGGTGATATTAAAGTAGTGGAATTACTCAATGACCCGTTCACAGACGCAACATTTATTGAAAAATATGCAACTGTTTTTTATACCTGGTTAAAATACCTTGGACTGATGATTTTTCCACACCCGCTGACTCATGATTATTACCCAAAACAAATTCCAATAATTAATTTTTCGGATGTCAGGGCTTTGCTGTCTTTTTTAATATATACCACTTTACTTGTGTTTGCCCTCTGGAAGATAAAAAACAAAAACATGTATGCTTTCGGAATATTGTTCTTTTTTATAACTTTTTCTACCGTATCAAATTTTGTGATTAATGTCGGGACTTTTATGAACGAGCGTTTCTTGTTTACTTCTTTGACAGGATTCACAATAATTGTTGCATATTTTCTTGCTGTTACTTTGAGAAAAAAAATTAAAAACACTAGTACATACAGAACATGGGTTATCGTAGTTTTGGTTTTGGTTTTATCGGCTTATTCAATAAAAACTGTTAGCCGCAACAGAGTATGGATGGACGATTTCACGCTTTTTACCACGGATGTTAAGGTCTCGGCAAACAGCACAAAATGTAACACCTCTGCAGGAGGCAAGTTGCTCGAAAAAGCCGACTCCAATGACAACGAGATTCAAAAAAATAAATATATAACACAATCGGTAAAATATCTTACCAAAGCTCTGGAAATTTATCCCAAAAATCTTAATGCATTGATATTGCTCGGCAATGCAAAAATCAAACAAAAAGAATATGCGGCTAGTCGAAATTGCTATGCGGCTTGCCTTGCATATAACCCGAAACATAACCATGCCCTTAACAACTTACTGCACCTCGCACAATATACTTATGATAAAGACGTCTATGATGAGTCAGCGAAAACATATACCCTTTTGTTGAAATACCAACCCGATATACCTGAGAACTATTTCGGCTTAGGCCTTGCATACAGGGGCATGCAGAAATATGATTCCGCCTTATCTTTTCTGAATCATGCACAGAAATTAAAACCTGATTATGTGGAAGCTATAAGCAAAATGGGCGAGATTTATGGGCAGGACCTACACAATCTTGATAGTTCCGAAGCTTTTTTTCAGAAGGCTTTAACAATCAAACCCGATGATGAATCATCACTTGAAAACCTTGGAATTGTTTTTGGCATACGGCGTAACTACGAAAAATCATTATTTTATTTTCGTAAAGCACTGGAATTAGAACCCGACAAACATCAGCTTTATATGAATATTGCCGAAACATACCGCCTTATGGGAGATATGAAGTCATACACTGAGTATAAAATGAAATCTGAACAAATTTTTAATAAAAAACAATAA
- a CDS encoding geranylgeranylglycerol-phosphate geranylgeranyltransferase, giving the protein MLNYLKLIRPLNLLIIAAAQYLTLFCVILPWIKMSGAVMSVNHLDFALFVFAHVLLAAAGYAINDYYDTDVDAVNKPGKNVLIARIHKRRAYNMNLVLNIIAGAIGFYCAYKAGSVKLGFLFVIIALLLFYYSLKYKRQFITGNLVVALLGAYMILVVWLFQFFIIKMHPDVFASLIGSLGTITIWVGGLALFAFLTTFIRELVKDAEDYEGDSSAGYQTIVIKLGIGISKKIILWLTIFTMILLLCTQYLLFETFSIVSLYLFVVQILFVYFLIKLVKANDKNHFHFLSVLAKLIIIAGLLATQVLYISQ; this is encoded by the coding sequence ATGTTGAACTATCTGAAACTGATACGTCCTTTAAACCTGCTCATTATTGCCGCAGCACAATACCTGACATTATTTTGCGTAATACTACCTTGGATAAAGATGAGCGGAGCAGTTATGTCTGTGAACCATTTAGATTTTGCACTGTTTGTTTTTGCCCATGTCCTTCTTGCGGCTGCCGGTTATGCCATAAACGATTATTATGATACAGATGTTGATGCCGTGAATAAACCCGGGAAAAATGTTTTAATTGCACGTATTCATAAGAGGCGCGCTTATAACATGAACCTGGTATTGAATATCATCGCAGGAGCTATTGGTTTTTACTGTGCATATAAAGCGGGGTCTGTCAAACTTGGTTTTTTGTTTGTAATAATTGCTTTATTGTTATTTTATTACTCACTTAAATATAAAAGGCAGTTTATTACCGGGAATCTGGTAGTTGCGCTGCTTGGAGCATATATGATACTTGTGGTTTGGCTTTTTCAGTTTTTTATCATAAAAATGCATCCGGATGTTTTCGCCTCATTGATAGGAAGCTTAGGAACAATCACTATATGGGTTGGGGGCCTGGCACTATTCGCTTTTTTAACAACCTTTATCCGCGAACTTGTTAAAGATGCTGAAGATTATGAAGGAGATAGTTCAGCTGGGTACCAAACTATTGTGATAAAACTCGGAATTGGAATTTCCAAAAAAATCATCTTGTGGCTGACTATTTTTACAATGATATTGCTTTTATGTACCCAATACTTGTTATTCGAAACATTTTCTATTGTTTCTCTGTATTTATTTGTAGTGCAAATATTGTTTGTATATTTTTTGATAAAGCTGGTAAAGGCCAATGATAAAAATCATTTTCATTTTTTAAGTGTTTTAGCCAAACTGATAATTATCGCAGGTTTGTTAGCCACACAAGTATTATACATAAGCCAGTAA
- a CDS encoding Maf family nucleotide pyrophosphatase, which translates to MILNEKLKNYRIILGSSSPRRRELLEGLGLNFEVIVREVHEDFPGGLVREQIPLHLAEQKASAFVPAEFGDKVLIVTADTIVWLEDTLLGKPDNYQLAIEMLKRISGKTHEVFTGVCIKTNTLQYSFFAASKVKFRSLNAEEIIWYVKHFKPYDKAGAYGIQEWIGFVGIEYIEGSFYNVMGLPTQRLYRVLNDLF; encoded by the coding sequence ATGATATTAAACGAAAAATTAAAAAATTACAGAATCATCCTCGGATCATCTTCACCAAGAAGAAGAGAATTATTAGAAGGTCTGGGTTTAAATTTTGAAGTAATTGTTCGGGAAGTTCATGAAGATTTCCCCGGTGGGCTGGTTCGGGAACAAATTCCACTTCATCTTGCGGAGCAAAAAGCTTCGGCATTTGTTCCTGCAGAATTTGGTGATAAAGTATTAATCGTCACTGCGGATACTATCGTATGGTTAGAAGATACATTGCTTGGCAAACCAGATAATTACCAGCTTGCCATCGAAATGCTCAAAAGGATATCGGGGAAAACACATGAAGTTTTTACAGGAGTATGTATTAAGACAAATACACTGCAGTACAGTTTTTTTGCTGCATCAAAAGTTAAATTCCGGAGCCTTAATGCCGAGGAAATAATATGGTATGTTAAACACTTCAAGCCTTATGATAAAGCCGGAGCCTACGGAATACAGGAATGGATAGGGTTTGTCGGTATTGAGTATATTGAAGGTTCGTTTTACAATGTGATGGGCTTGCCCACACAAAGGCTTTACAGGGTACTAAATGATTTGTTTTAA
- a CDS encoding ABC-F family ATP-binding cassette domain-containing protein, with translation MISVNQLSIHFSGEYIFDNISFLINPRDRIGLVGKNGAGKTTLLRILAGLIEPEKGSVAYPTGTKIGYLPQELQTGSTETVFGEALKAFSYILELQAKINKLTHNITIATDVHSQEYIGLINTLNDSVEKLKILGGDTFQVDTEKVLLGLGFETIDFQKKMSEFSGGWQMRVEIAKLLLQQPDLLLLDEPTNHLDIESLQWMEEFLINYKGAVMLVSHDRAFLDNVTKRTIEISLGNIFDYNASYSAYIDMRAERLDNQLATYNNQQRQIEQIERFIERFRYKATKARQVQSRVKMLKKIIVVEIDETDASAIRLVFPKAPPSGKVVIELSNASKSYNAKSVLEKIDLTVSRGEKIAFVGRNGEGKTTLVKMLLHQVDFDGKFQLGHNVIPAYYAQNQTDLLDMEKTVFQTIDDVATGDMRPKVRALLGSFLFGGDTIDKKVKVLSGGEKSRLALAKMLLTPVNLLVMDEPTNHLDMISKDILKNALIRFDGTLIIVSHDRDFLQGLTQKVYEFRNKKIKEYLGDIYYFLDTRKINSLKELEMKKVDGSVIQKTVSDPDNKILREKKKTFEREQRRLMNKINSCEQDITVLEQELAQIDSILTDPEKYKDALNDLEIYTKYQKIKTELKNKMDTWETLHKELEMLKV, from the coding sequence ATGATATCTGTCAACCAACTTTCAATCCACTTCAGCGGGGAATATATTTTCGATAATATTTCTTTTCTTATCAATCCGCGTGACAGGATTGGGCTTGTGGGGAAAAACGGTGCAGGTAAAACGACTTTGTTACGTATTCTGGCCGGCCTTATAGAGCCTGAAAAAGGTTCTGTTGCTTATCCTACGGGGACAAAAATAGGATACCTGCCTCAGGAATTGCAGACGGGAAGCACTGAGACAGTATTCGGAGAAGCCCTGAAAGCTTTTTCTTATATTCTCGAACTTCAGGCGAAAATAAATAAACTTACCCATAACATAACCATTGCCACGGATGTTCATTCTCAGGAGTATATAGGTTTAATTAACACCTTGAATGATAGTGTTGAAAAATTAAAAATACTCGGAGGCGATACATTTCAGGTGGATACCGAGAAAGTTTTGCTAGGTCTGGGATTTGAAACAATCGATTTTCAAAAGAAAATGAGCGAATTTAGCGGCGGCTGGCAGATGAGGGTTGAAATTGCCAAGTTGCTTCTGCAGCAGCCGGATTTACTTCTTCTTGATGAGCCCACCAACCACTTAGATATCGAATCTTTGCAATGGATGGAGGAATTTCTTATTAATTATAAAGGCGCTGTTATGCTAGTATCGCACGACAGGGCCTTTCTCGACAATGTTACGAAAAGAACCATTGAGATTTCACTTGGGAATATTTTTGATTATAACGCATCCTATTCGGCATACATTGACATGAGAGCTGAACGGTTGGATAACCAATTAGCCACCTATAACAATCAGCAGCGGCAGATTGAACAGATAGAACGGTTCATAGAACGCTTCCGCTATAAAGCAACCAAGGCTCGTCAGGTTCAATCAAGAGTGAAAATGCTGAAAAAAATTATTGTGGTGGAAATTGACGAAACAGATGCTTCGGCTATCCGCTTGGTATTCCCTAAAGCTCCACCATCAGGAAAGGTAGTAATTGAACTGAGTAATGCTAGTAAAAGTTACAATGCGAAATCGGTTTTGGAAAAAATTGACCTGACAGTTAGTCGCGGGGAGAAAATTGCTTTTGTCGGACGTAATGGGGAAGGGAAAACTACTCTGGTAAAAATGTTGCTTCATCAGGTGGATTTTGATGGTAAGTTTCAACTCGGTCATAATGTGATACCTGCGTATTATGCTCAAAACCAGACCGATTTGCTGGATATGGAGAAAACCGTATTTCAAACTATTGATGATGTTGCCACGGGAGACATGAGGCCCAAAGTCCGTGCCTTGCTTGGCAGTTTTCTTTTCGGCGGAGACACTATTGATAAAAAGGTAAAAGTATTATCCGGGGGTGAAAAGTCAAGACTGGCACTTGCCAAAATGCTTCTCACACCGGTGAATCTTCTGGTTATGGATGAGCCAACAAACCATTTGGACATGATATCTAAGGATATTTTAAAAAATGCACTTATACGGTTTGACGGTACATTGATAATTGTATCACACGACAGGGACTTTTTACAGGGGCTTACTCAGAAAGTTTATGAGTTCAGAAACAAAAAAATAAAAGAGTATCTCGGGGACATTTATTATTTTTTGGATACCAGAAAAATAAATTCCCTCAAAGAACTGGAAATGAAAAAGGTGGATGGCTCAGTGATACAAAAAACTGTTTCTGATCCCGATAATAAAATCCTTAGGGAGAAGAAGAAAACATTTGAGAGAGAACAGAGACGGCTGATGAATAAAATTAATTCCTGTGAGCAGGATATCACTGTTCTGGAGCAGGAATTAGCACAAATAGATAGCATTTTGACAGACCCCGAAAAATATAAAGATGCATTAAACGATTTGGAAATCTATACTAAATACCAGAAAATAAAAACCGAACTGAAAAACAAAATGGATACCTGGGAAACTTTACACAAAGAACTGGAAATGCTTAAAGTATAA
- the upp gene encoding uracil phosphoribosyltransferase: MVKILGKSNSILNQFIAEIRDKNIQKDSMRFRRNFERIGEIFAYEISKQLAYETREVTTPLGVAEVPVLISFPVLATILRAGLPLHQGLLNFFDHSENAFISAYRYHYKDGQFDIRVEYTSSPELTDKVLILSDPMLATGASLVLTHKSLLENGKPSHTHIVTIVASTQGVEYIKKNFSSKNTTLWIGALDDELTAQAYIVPGLGDAGDLAYGIKI; the protein is encoded by the coding sequence ATGGTAAAAATTTTAGGAAAAAGTAATTCCATACTCAATCAATTCATTGCTGAGATTCGCGATAAAAATATTCAGAAAGACAGCATGCGCTTCCGCAGGAATTTTGAACGCATCGGTGAAATTTTTGCTTATGAAATCAGCAAACAACTTGCTTATGAGACCAGGGAAGTTACCACCCCTCTTGGCGTGGCTGAAGTCCCCGTCTTAATTTCATTTCCGGTGCTGGCCACTATACTTCGTGCCGGATTACCCCTGCATCAAGGCTTACTAAATTTTTTTGACCATTCCGAAAATGCATTTATTTCTGCCTACCGATATCATTATAAAGACGGGCAGTTTGATATACGGGTGGAATATACTTCCAGTCCGGAACTCACTGACAAAGTATTAATTCTTTCGGACCCCATGCTTGCCACCGGAGCATCTTTGGTGCTGACTCATAAATCCCTGCTTGAAAATGGCAAGCCTAGCCATACGCATATTGTAACTATTGTTGCAAGTACACAAGGTGTAGAATACATCAAAAAGAATTTCTCCTCCAAAAATACGACCTTATGGATTGGCGCACTTGATGATGAACTCACCGCTCAAGCATATATTGTTCCCGGACTCGGCGATGCCGGAGACCTGGCTTATGGCATTAAAATATAA
- the typA gene encoding translational GTPase TypA: MTQIRNVAIIAHVDHGKTTLVDRILYQVKLFRDNQEKKELILDSNDLERERGITILSKNVSVRYKGVKINIIDTPGHSDFGGEVERVLNMADGVLLLVDAFEGPMPQTRFVLQKALELGLKPIVVINKVDKPNCSPDEVQEKVFDLMFNLDASENQLNFPTVFGSSKQGWMSADWRNTTSDVSYLLDMIIKHIPPPEKALGTLQLQISSLDYSSYVGRIAVGRISRGSIKAGMQLSIVKNDGSIAKTVIKELYLFEGLGKEKVKYEVGAGEICAVLGPENFEIGDTIADLENPEGLLPISVDEPTMSMLFTVNNSPFFGKEGVYVTSRHLRERLFRETEKNLALRVEETDSPDKLLVFGRGILHLSILVETMRREGYEFQLGQPQVIIKDIKGLKHEPVESLTIHVPEIFSGKVIEIVTKRRGEIVNFETRNDRMELKFDIPARGLIGLTNTLLTSTEGEAVIAHTFKAFEPWKGEIANRRNGSLISGETGTAITYALDKLQDRGRFFVEPNDKIYEGQIIGENSRYDDIVVNLTKTKKLTNIRASGSDDKAVIIPAKKFSLEEAMEYIKDDEYVEITPKSIRLRKIILDETLRKRSKKV, from the coding sequence ATGACTCAAATCAGAAACGTTGCAATCATTGCGCATGTTGACCACGGAAAAACCACTCTTGTTGACCGTATTCTTTACCAGGTAAAATTGTTTCGGGACAACCAGGAAAAGAAAGAGCTGATACTTGATTCTAATGACCTTGAACGGGAAAGAGGAATTACTATATTATCAAAAAATGTTTCTGTCAGGTACAAAGGTGTGAAGATAAACATTATCGATACTCCCGGGCACTCTGATTTCGGAGGAGAAGTAGAGCGTGTACTGAATATGGCTGATGGCGTGCTGTTGCTTGTAGATGCTTTTGAAGGCCCCATGCCCCAGACACGTTTTGTGTTGCAGAAAGCTCTTGAATTGGGTTTAAAACCGATAGTTGTAATTAATAAGGTTGATAAGCCAAATTGCTCTCCCGATGAGGTACAAGAGAAAGTTTTTGACCTGATGTTTAACCTCGATGCAAGCGAAAATCAACTTAATTTTCCTACGGTTTTTGGTTCATCCAAGCAGGGGTGGATGTCTGCTGACTGGCGAAATACAACAAGCGATGTCAGCTATTTACTTGATATGATTATAAAACACATTCCACCACCCGAAAAAGCCTTGGGAACATTACAGCTTCAAATCAGCTCACTCGATTATTCATCATATGTTGGGCGTATTGCAGTAGGGCGGATCTCTCGTGGCAGCATCAAAGCAGGAATGCAACTTTCTATTGTGAAAAACGATGGTTCTATTGCAAAAACAGTTATCAAAGAGTTATATCTTTTTGAAGGTCTTGGTAAAGAAAAGGTTAAATATGAAGTTGGGGCTGGTGAGATTTGCGCTGTGCTTGGCCCCGAAAATTTTGAAATAGGTGATACCATTGCCGACCTCGAAAACCCCGAAGGGCTTTTGCCTATCAGCGTTGATGAGCCCACTATGAGCATGCTGTTCACCGTAAATAATTCACCATTTTTTGGGAAAGAAGGTGTTTATGTTACCTCCAGGCACCTTCGCGAAAGGCTTTTTCGTGAAACGGAAAAAAATCTTGCCCTCAGGGTGGAAGAAACAGATTCTCCGGATAAACTGCTGGTATTTGGAAGGGGAATCTTACATCTTTCTATCCTGGTGGAAACCATGAGGCGTGAAGGGTATGAATTTCAGCTTGGACAGCCTCAGGTAATTATAAAGGACATCAAAGGCTTAAAACATGAACCTGTTGAATCTCTTACCATTCATGTGCCCGAAATATTTTCAGGAAAGGTTATTGAAATAGTGACCAAACGCAGAGGGGAAATTGTGAATTTTGAAACACGCAATGACCGTATGGAATTGAAATTTGACATACCCGCCCGGGGCCTTATCGGATTGACAAATACTTTGCTGACTTCTACAGAAGGCGAAGCCGTGATTGCTCACACCTTTAAAGCGTTTGAACCATGGAAAGGAGAAATCGCAAATCGCAGAAACGGTTCTCTGATATCGGGAGAGACAGGCACGGCTATTACCTATGCACTTGATAAACTTCAGGACCGGGGCCGTTTTTTTGTTGAGCCAAATGATAAAATATATGAAGGCCAGATTATAGGAGAAAATTCCCGTTACGATGATATTGTGGTGAACCTGACGAAAACAAAAAAACTGACCAACATACGTGCATCGGGCTCTGATGATAAAGCTGTTATTATTCCTGCCAAAAAGTTTTCTCTTGAAGAAGCCATGGAATATATCAAGGATGATGAGTATGTGGAAATAACTCCTAAATCAATACGTTTGCGAAAAATAATTCTTGATGAAACCCTGCGTAAACGTAGTAAAAAAGTGTAA